In a single window of the Nicotiana tomentosiformis chromosome 10, ASM39032v3, whole genome shotgun sequence genome:
- the LOC138899805 gene encoding uncharacterized protein, which produces MAEEHKKLTSQVQGVEGGKGIEGLNYEDLCIQPDVELPEGYKPPKFEMFDGTSDSKVHLRAYCNKLVGVGNDERIRMRLFMRSLTGDALSWYISQNPKKWINWVSMAPDFMDRFRFNTENAPYVFYVQNLKKKLTETFREYATRWRSEAAKVRPALEEEQMNKFFIRA; this is translated from the coding sequence ATGGCGGAAGAACATAAGAAGCTTACAAGTCAAGTCCAAGGTGTTGAAGGTGGTAAAGGCATCGAAGGTTTGAACTATGAGGATTTATGTATTCAACCggatgtagaactgccagagggttacaaacctcctaagtttgaaatgttcgacGGGACAAGTGATTCAAAGGTACATCTAAGGGCGTATTGCAATAAGCTCGTAGGGGTTGGTAacgatgaaagaatccgcatgaggctgttcatgaggagcctcactggAGACGCCCTATCCTGGTACATtagtcaaaatccaaagaagtggattaattgggtaagcatggcgcCAGATTTTATGGATCGGTTCAGATTCAACACAGAGAATGCACCGTACGTCTTCTATGTCCAGAATCTTAAGAAAAAGCTGACagaaactttccgcgagtatgctactcgatggagatcagaggctgcaaaagtaaggccagcattggaagaagaacaaatgaataaattCTTTATCCGGGCCTAG